The following are from one region of the Stigmatella ashevillena genome:
- a CDS encoding response regulator transcription factor codes for MAVHVIRVGILEDQQVFLESLVSICESSGFEVVASCSTLEDFMASMRQHPPDVAIVDLRLERTQDTVVTDGVRAVELLHDFFPSVRPLVLSGDHDAAVMERCFRAGAAGYLCKLKVTCAELVGAVERVAQGELLRPLELFSTQAAASPAMEATGIRLLTPRQFEVLRYISTGADNLKIAACLNITERTVKAHITSIYQKLKVENRTQMAMLACQLGLERPAFE; via the coding sequence ATGGCTGTTCATGTGATCAGGGTGGGGATCCTCGAGGATCAGCAAGTTTTTCTAGAGAGCCTTGTTTCAATCTGTGAGAGCTCGGGTTTCGAGGTGGTCGCGAGCTGTTCGACGCTCGAAGACTTCATGGCCTCCATGCGCCAGCACCCGCCGGACGTCGCCATTGTGGATTTGAGGCTCGAGCGGACCCAGGACACGGTGGTGACAGATGGTGTTCGCGCCGTGGAATTGTTGCATGACTTCTTTCCCTCCGTGCGGCCCCTCGTGTTGTCCGGCGACCATGACGCGGCGGTGATGGAGCGGTGCTTTCGCGCGGGGGCGGCGGGTTACTTATGCAAGCTGAAGGTGACCTGCGCGGAGCTGGTGGGCGCCGTGGAGCGGGTGGCGCAGGGCGAGCTCCTGCGTCCGCTGGAGCTCTTCTCCACCCAGGCCGCGGCGAGCCCGGCGATGGAGGCCACGGGGATCCGGTTGCTCACGCCCCGCCAGTTCGAGGTCTTGCGCTACATCTCCACCGGTGCGGACAACCTGAAGATCGCCGCCTGTCTCAACATCACCGAGCGCACGGTGAAGGCGCACATCACCAGCATCTACCAGAAGCTCAAGGTGGAGAACCGCACGCAGATGGCGATGCTGGCATGCCAGCTCGGTCTGGAACGTCCGGCCTTCGAATGA
- a CDS encoding methyltransferase, giving the protein MSGQAASPRALLHLLYNSARALDVVQTAREMGLLTALEKGPVTLGELSTQHRLVPGRLYKFLDCLESLGLVQREQTTDALVEARYTAAQGLSAAAEAVVGPHSLERDREKYNWGALYGHLPEVLRGERSMPRDSFDWPPSTPEQVAGFEASMAAGLGPILEVFRTHGSKLWKPGQKLLEVGGGDGTLAARLLEEHAGLTVDVYNLPSTEGLVTHTREKHALGGRLGFVGGDFLHEPLPGGYNAISFVRVLHDWPAETARMLMKAAHAALPSGGRILICEEFRTPERLAAQFFWSYFLMGVDSCVSRLREVQFYLKALTELGFQQPEVLPGPFELVVATKA; this is encoded by the coding sequence ATGAGTGGGCAAGCCGCTTCGCCGCGCGCGCTCCTGCACCTGCTGTACAACAGCGCGCGCGCCCTCGACGTGGTGCAGACCGCCCGCGAAATGGGGCTGCTGACGGCGCTGGAGAAGGGCCCGGTGACGCTGGGCGAGCTGTCCACGCAGCACCGCCTGGTGCCCGGGCGGCTCTACAAGTTCCTCGACTGCCTGGAGAGCCTGGGGCTGGTGCAGCGCGAGCAGACCACGGACGCGCTCGTGGAGGCGCGCTACACGGCGGCGCAGGGCCTGAGCGCGGCGGCGGAGGCCGTGGTGGGCCCCCACTCGCTGGAGCGGGACCGGGAGAAGTACAACTGGGGCGCGCTGTACGGCCACCTGCCCGAGGTGTTGCGCGGCGAGCGCAGCATGCCGCGCGATTCCTTCGACTGGCCCCCGAGCACGCCGGAGCAGGTGGCGGGCTTCGAGGCCAGCATGGCCGCGGGGCTGGGCCCCATCCTCGAGGTGTTCCGCACCCACGGCAGCAAACTGTGGAAGCCCGGCCAGAAGCTGCTGGAGGTGGGCGGAGGAGACGGAACCCTGGCGGCGCGCCTGCTGGAGGAGCACGCCGGGCTGACCGTGGACGTCTACAACCTGCCCTCCACGGAGGGGCTCGTCACCCATACGCGCGAGAAGCACGCGCTGGGCGGGCGCCTGGGCTTCGTGGGCGGAGACTTCCTGCACGAGCCGCTGCCGGGCGGCTACAACGCCATCTCCTTCGTGCGCGTGCTGCATGACTGGCCCGCGGAGACGGCGCGCATGCTGATGAAGGCCGCGCACGCCGCGCTGCCCTCGGGCGGCCGCATCCTCATCTGCGAGGAGTTCCGCACCCCCGAGCGCCTGGCGGCCCAGTTCTTCTGGTCCTACTTCCTCATGGGCGTGGACAGCTGCGTGAGCCGGCTGCGCGAGGTGCAGTTCTACCTGAAGGCGCTCACGGAGCTGGGCTTCCAGCAGCCCGAGGTGCTGCCCGGGCCGTTCGAGCTCGTCGTCGCGACCAAGGCATAA
- a CDS encoding CheR family methyltransferase: MASKPPRDSELEAILEKVRQVRSFDFRSYKRATLQRRIDRRMAATHCRTRTAYLALLERDANEVNTLVSSMLIKLTTFFRDPEVWTSLEKVVRDMVRKRRPEQELRIWSAGCATGEEAYSIAIIAAEALGPGLPGTELKVFGTDVDEAAIAFARRGVYTAQQLESCSKERLARWFVPASGGYAVRKEIRRTVVFGVNNLVSDAPVSRIDLILCRNVFIYLDAELQKRSLARFHFALRQEGVLALGRSELIPFAAKLFEPVDLTRRIYRKDGRQELTWAPQDRVIHASEPTEPGRFPPDAQHPRDAQRVLLREVLDSHPCPVIATDNEGGIILFNQAAARLWGRTEADVSGKRLVSLALPGLSQDLLVEQSARVKAGRSEREVGDGTLKLLGAEPVAIRVLVVPLRSVSADAAGLLYVAHDVTTLRSLEQNLQLANDELNNANLRLQSSNEEMRAANEELETTNEELQSANEELQTTNEELQSTNEELETTNEELQSTNAELDATNRELAHRTQEMDALSFCQNTIIRALSEGTVVLDPTGHISTWNLAAERLLGLTEREALGQVLWTLSIPALSRSLLTRIRKHLTANRTLRQEDVSYQLPHGGRGRATLVAIPLIMDSQVLGAIILFEDTTRLNSLTQKNREMKERLKT; encoded by the coding sequence ATGGCCAGCAAACCCCCGCGCGACAGCGAATTGGAAGCCATCCTCGAAAAGGTCCGGCAGGTCCGGAGCTTCGACTTCCGCAGCTACAAGCGGGCCACGCTTCAGCGCCGCATCGATCGGCGCATGGCCGCCACGCACTGCCGGACCCGCACCGCGTACCTGGCCCTGCTCGAGCGAGACGCGAACGAGGTGAACACGCTCGTCTCCTCCATGCTCATCAAGCTCACCACCTTCTTCCGAGACCCGGAGGTGTGGACGTCGCTCGAGAAGGTGGTGCGGGACATGGTGCGCAAGCGCCGGCCCGAGCAGGAGCTGCGCATCTGGAGCGCGGGGTGCGCCACCGGCGAGGAGGCCTATTCGATTGCCATCATCGCCGCCGAGGCCCTGGGCCCCGGCCTGCCCGGGACGGAGCTGAAGGTGTTTGGCACGGACGTGGACGAGGCGGCCATCGCCTTCGCGCGCCGCGGCGTCTACACCGCCCAACAGCTCGAGAGCTGCTCCAAGGAAAGGCTTGCGCGCTGGTTCGTCCCCGCCAGCGGGGGGTATGCGGTGCGCAAGGAGATCCGCCGCACGGTCGTCTTCGGGGTGAACAACCTCGTCTCCGACGCGCCCGTCTCGCGGATCGATCTCATCCTCTGCCGCAACGTCTTCATCTACCTGGACGCGGAACTCCAGAAGCGCTCGCTGGCGCGCTTCCACTTCGCCCTTCGCCAGGAGGGAGTCCTGGCCCTGGGACGTTCGGAGCTCATCCCCTTCGCCGCCAAGCTCTTCGAGCCGGTGGACCTGACCCGGCGCATCTACCGCAAGGATGGGCGGCAGGAGCTGACCTGGGCCCCCCAGGACCGGGTGATTCACGCGAGCGAGCCCACCGAGCCTGGGCGGTTTCCCCCCGACGCGCAGCATCCCCGGGACGCGCAGCGCGTCCTGCTACGCGAGGTGCTCGACTCCCATCCCTGCCCCGTCATCGCCACGGACAACGAGGGGGGCATCATCCTCTTCAATCAGGCCGCCGCACGGCTCTGGGGCCGCACCGAAGCGGACGTCAGCGGCAAGCGGCTGGTGTCCCTGGCGCTGCCGGGGCTGAGCCAGGACTTGCTCGTGGAGCAGAGCGCCCGCGTAAAGGCCGGCCGCTCCGAGCGGGAGGTGGGCGACGGCACCCTGAAGCTCCTGGGCGCGGAGCCAGTGGCCATCCGGGTCCTGGTCGTCCCCTTGCGCTCCGTCTCGGCCGACGCCGCGGGCCTGCTGTACGTGGCACACGATGTGACGACGCTGAGGAGCCTGGAGCAGAACCTCCAGCTGGCCAACGATGAGCTGAACAACGCCAACCTCCGGCTCCAGTCCTCCAACGAGGAGATGCGCGCCGCCAACGAGGAGTTGGAGACGACCAACGAGGAGCTCCAGAGCGCCAACGAGGAACTCCAGACGACCAACGAGGAGCTCCAGTCCACCAATGAGGAGCTGGAGACGACCAACGAGGAGCTCCAGTCCACCAACGCCGAGCTGGACGCCACCAACCGGGAGCTGGCCCACCGCACCCAGGAGATGGACGCGTTGAGCTTCTGCCAGAACACCATCATCCGCGCCCTCTCCGAGGGGACGGTGGTGCTGGACCCCACCGGCCACATCAGCACCTGGAACCTTGCCGCCGAGCGGCTGCTGGGCCTCACCGAGCGAGAGGCCCTGGGACAGGTGTTGTGGACCTTGAGCATCCCCGCCCTCAGTCGGTCCCTGCTGACCCGCATCCGCAAGCACCTGACGGCCAACCGGACCTTGCGCCAGGAGGACGTCAGCTATCAGCTTCCCCATGGCGGACGGGGCCGAGCCACCCTGGTGGCCATCCCCCTCATTATGGATTCACAAGTCCTCGGCGCTATCATCCTCTTCGAGGACACCACCCGATTGAACTCGTTGACGCAAAAGAACCGGGAAATGAAGGAGCGCTTGAAAACATGA
- a CDS encoding response regulator produces the protein MPEGKLRVLVVDDDPDLLDLVARSLSAHGIEVETHPSALGVSNRVRDTVPDVVLIDVNFPAAALKGDKVVSLARVSAPRDTRFILYSASDEAQLRSLALSSGADGYLSKSVQGAELARKIHSFRLLPRPAVVPV, from the coding sequence ATGCCTGAGGGGAAGTTGCGCGTCCTGGTCGTGGATGATGATCCCGACCTGCTGGACCTGGTGGCGCGCTCGCTGAGCGCCCATGGCATCGAGGTGGAGACCCACCCCTCGGCCCTGGGCGTCTCCAACCGCGTCCGGGACACTGTCCCGGACGTGGTCCTCATCGATGTGAACTTTCCCGCCGCCGCCCTCAAGGGCGACAAGGTGGTGTCCCTGGCGCGGGTCAGTGCGCCGCGGGACACCCGCTTCATCTTGTATTCGGCCTCCGATGAGGCCCAGCTGCGCTCGCTCGCTCTGTCCTCGGGCGCGGATGGCTACCTGTCCAAGAGTGTCCAGGGCGCCGAATTGGCGCGGAAGATTCACTCGTTCCGCCTCCTGCCGCGCCCCGCCGTCGTTCCTGTTTGA
- a CDS encoding tryptophan 2,3-dioxygenase family protein produces the protein MFNALLKKWVGKGELDYEVYLKTPTLLNLQTPSEQLVHHDELLFQLTHQAQELWLKLVSMEAVEVVAEMDGDLLWPATGRLERMLRAMRCLVAEMNILETMTPDTYQIIRRSLGNGSGQESPGYNALRLAADGLEAALERVLTRRQLRLLDVYKVGAYGAEDLKRVCEQLVDLDELFQNWLYTHYQMVRRIIGVDRSIKALDGLPTQVLAGRMTLPLFRKLWEVRVEMTNAWKRDGGYQPGVHRPNDGTAPVAGQGVPPSAPPISPPPPPAVLPPPVTVAAVAPSQAPSDDPWSKPEPPTSRRGFGDPTTATPPPIPAATPASEDPWSRPEPPTSRRTPASSEEESSSSPEADARLTRPPKAQGQF, from the coding sequence ATGTTCAACGCGCTTCTGAAGAAGTGGGTCGGCAAAGGAGAACTCGATTACGAGGTCTACCTGAAGACGCCGACGCTGCTGAATCTGCAGACGCCGTCCGAGCAGCTCGTCCACCATGACGAGTTGCTCTTCCAGTTGACGCACCAGGCGCAAGAGCTGTGGCTCAAGCTGGTCTCCATGGAGGCCGTCGAAGTCGTGGCGGAGATGGATGGCGACCTGCTCTGGCCCGCCACGGGCAGACTGGAGCGGATGCTGCGCGCCATGCGCTGCCTGGTGGCGGAGATGAACATCCTGGAGACGATGACTCCGGACACCTACCAGATCATCCGCCGCAGCCTCGGCAACGGCAGCGGACAGGAGTCTCCGGGCTACAACGCGCTGCGCCTGGCGGCCGATGGGCTGGAGGCGGCGCTGGAGCGGGTGCTGACACGGCGCCAGCTGCGGCTGCTCGACGTCTACAAAGTCGGGGCCTACGGCGCCGAGGACCTGAAGCGCGTGTGCGAGCAGCTGGTGGACCTGGACGAGCTGTTCCAGAACTGGCTGTACACGCACTACCAGATGGTCCGCCGCATCATCGGCGTGGACCGGTCCATCAAGGCGCTGGACGGCCTGCCCACGCAGGTGCTGGCGGGCCGCATGACGCTGCCGCTCTTCCGCAAGCTGTGGGAGGTGCGCGTGGAGATGACCAACGCGTGGAAGCGGGACGGCGGGTACCAGCCCGGCGTGCACCGCCCCAACGATGGCACCGCGCCGGTGGCCGGCCAAGGCGTGCCCCCGAGCGCGCCGCCCATCTCCCCGCCCCCGCCCCCCGCGGTGCTCCCGCCGCCCGTGACGGTGGCCGCGGTGGCGCCGAGCCAGGCCCCCTCGGATGATCCCTGGTCCAAGCCCGAGCCGCCCACCTCCCGCCGGGGCTTCGGGGACCCGACCACGGCGACGCCGCCGCCCATTCCGGCCGCGACCCCCGCCTCGGAAGATCCGTGGTCGAGGCCCGAGCCGCCCACCTCCCGCCGTACCCCCGCCTCGTCCGAGGAAGAGTCCTCCAGTTCGCCGGAGGCCGACGCCCGGCTCACCCGCCCCCCGAAGGCCCAGGGACAGTTCTGA
- a CDS encoding aminotransferase class V-fold PLP-dependent enzyme, translating to MTGKSLSALRAEFPLLQTCTYLNSNSTGAFPRGMEAVLQRYSRTLQEWRDEVWEGWWADWHAYADAVARFIGGPPGSVVTDGNLTTLMGRLATCFDFQGERRRVVMTSLEFPTVPFLWSGFGRYGAETVVVPSEGGRVNEEQLCAAIDERTRVVSICHASFATGALLDLAPVVRRAHAVGAQVVVDAYQSVGAVPIDVEALGVDFLLGGAHKWMCGSVESAFLYVRPALLPTLRPAATGWMAAENPLTFEPARDWAPTARRLASGTPAVLPSQLSQVGLDLLNAAGIQTIREHSLRSTARVMARADEAGLPVVTPRADAQRAGVVTMRFAGDAQVARRLVEGGFVCSYRGGLRVAPHFYNTLDEVDRFMDQLVAEARKEAA from the coding sequence ATGACCGGTAAGAGCCTCTCGGCCCTGCGCGCCGAGTTTCCGCTGCTCCAGACGTGCACCTACCTCAACAGCAACTCCACCGGGGCGTTCCCCCGGGGCATGGAGGCGGTGCTCCAGCGCTACTCGCGGACACTCCAGGAGTGGCGCGACGAGGTGTGGGAGGGCTGGTGGGCCGACTGGCACGCCTACGCGGACGCGGTGGCGCGCTTCATCGGCGGGCCCCCGGGCTCCGTGGTGACGGACGGCAACCTCACCACCCTGATGGGACGGCTGGCCACGTGCTTCGACTTCCAGGGGGAGCGGCGCCGCGTGGTGATGACGTCGCTGGAGTTTCCCACCGTGCCCTTCCTCTGGAGCGGCTTTGGCCGCTACGGCGCGGAGACGGTGGTGGTGCCCTCCGAAGGGGGGCGCGTGAACGAGGAGCAGCTGTGCGCCGCCATCGACGAGCGCACGCGCGTGGTCAGCATCTGCCACGCCAGCTTCGCCACGGGCGCGCTGCTGGACCTGGCGCCGGTGGTGCGGCGGGCGCACGCGGTGGGCGCCCAGGTGGTGGTGGATGCCTACCAGTCCGTGGGCGCCGTCCCCATCGACGTGGAGGCGCTGGGCGTGGACTTCCTGCTGGGGGGCGCGCACAAGTGGATGTGCGGCTCCGTGGAGAGCGCCTTCCTGTACGTGCGCCCCGCGCTGCTGCCCACGCTGAGGCCCGCGGCCACCGGGTGGATGGCGGCGGAGAACCCGCTCACCTTCGAGCCGGCGCGGGACTGGGCCCCCACGGCGCGGCGGCTGGCCAGTGGCACGCCGGCGGTGCTGCCCTCGCAGCTGTCTCAAGTGGGGTTGGATCTGCTGAACGCCGCCGGCATCCAGACCATCCGCGAGCACTCACTGCGGAGCACCGCGCGGGTGATGGCGCGCGCGGACGAGGCGGGCCTGCCGGTGGTGACGCCCCGCGCGGACGCTCAGCGCGCCGGGGTGGTGACGATGCGGTTTGCCGGGGACGCCCAGGTGGCGCGCCGGCTGGTGGAGGGGGGTTTCGTGTGCAGCTACCGCGGCGGACTGCGGGTGGCTCCGCATTTCTACAACACGCTGGATGAGGTGGACCGATTCATGGATCAGCTCGTGGCCGAGGCCCGGAAGGAGGCGGCATGA
- a CDS encoding response regulator, which produces MSPLSSAQAEGSTPRILLLTSDRETEQIQNALNQASVKVQVERVTTPEALLPSFSRPWALAVMGSESPLSLAQLHQARRDASVYFPFVVLAKKWTDEAFKAAIQAGASDFLTEEQLGRLAMILAREQRSSVTFADDKHLPIDVLLDNLPFIVFVKDAKDLRLKLVNQTFAERFKTSKQWLLGKLDHDYFPPEQATAFMADDREVVSTGKMKTFDEVARVVDTDRLFGTRKVPITNAQGEVLYVMGIAEDVTERRKSEEVLRASKSELEAANGKLAESLEELKRSRAVSARSLASYQQRALQMEIIRQQNEDLDRLATDLAISKRNEEERAREAEGAARLKSEFLANFSHEIRTPLNGIIGYCDLLMREEGSRLTAHGRRDLNVVKTNAKTLLALINDILDLSKIEAGRVEVVVERVDGQELAEECLATVREYVKGRDVELTLHVDERARYLNTDALKLRQVMLNLLSNAAKFTESGEVSLGLRADGNELVMTVEDTGVGMPADQLPFIFEKFRQVDGSTTRKVGGTGLGLAIVRELSKVLGGNVTVSSVLGRGSTFTVRLAGVLEGESQGAPAPDLEKMVSVEEVAAQLAPLAAGSTVLVVDDDPLMQQLVAGQLEPAGFKVVPAEDGVNALRLAREAKPQAIILDIHLPRLDGWSVLSQLKSEPSLSGIPVILVSVEEQRARGYSLGACEYLVKPVEPDHLVEVVTRTLGTAALASGEVLVVDDDSSTRELVSRSLRRAGFSTSEAHSGEDALLKARVSPPVLVVLDLMMPNLDGFEVLRRLRSDKLNMPVVVLTGKTLSAQEQATLRDGFIAFVRKGGHALEDVIGQAKTLLLQQRATSPGRIPRILYVEDNPQNRDIVRRYLGGTYELLEAEDGEHGLERVQRETPDLVLMDLSLPRVDGWEATRRLRALTAAISKVPVIAVTAHAGREYQEKAMAAGCDAYLTKPLDREQLLDTIRKHLGKNHA; this is translated from the coding sequence ATGAGCCCACTCTCCTCCGCGCAGGCCGAAGGATCGACCCCTCGCATTCTCCTCCTCACCAGCGATCGCGAGACCGAACAGATTCAGAACGCACTGAACCAGGCATCCGTGAAGGTTCAGGTGGAGCGCGTCACCACGCCTGAGGCCCTGCTGCCGTCGTTCTCGCGCCCCTGGGCGTTGGCGGTGATGGGCTCCGAGTCGCCGCTGTCCCTGGCGCAGTTGCACCAGGCCCGCCGTGACGCGAGCGTCTACTTTCCCTTCGTGGTGCTCGCCAAGAAGTGGACGGACGAGGCGTTCAAGGCCGCCATCCAAGCCGGCGCCTCGGACTTCCTGACCGAGGAGCAACTCGGGCGGCTGGCCATGATTCTGGCCCGCGAGCAGCGCTCCTCCGTCACGTTCGCGGACGACAAGCACCTGCCCATCGACGTGCTGCTGGACAACCTGCCCTTCATCGTCTTCGTGAAGGACGCGAAGGACCTGCGGCTCAAGCTGGTGAACCAGACGTTCGCCGAGCGCTTCAAGACCTCCAAGCAGTGGCTGCTGGGCAAGCTCGACCACGACTACTTCCCGCCGGAGCAGGCCACGGCCTTCATGGCGGATGACCGGGAAGTGGTCTCCACCGGGAAGATGAAGACGTTCGACGAGGTGGCGCGCGTCGTCGACACGGACCGGCTGTTCGGCACGCGCAAGGTGCCCATCACCAACGCCCAGGGCGAAGTGCTCTACGTCATGGGCATCGCGGAGGATGTCACCGAGCGCCGCAAGAGCGAGGAGGTCCTGCGCGCCTCGAAGTCGGAGCTGGAGGCCGCCAACGGCAAGCTCGCCGAGAGCCTCGAGGAGCTCAAGCGCTCGCGCGCCGTGTCCGCGCGCTCGCTGGCCAGCTACCAGCAGCGCGCGCTGCAGATGGAGATCATCCGCCAGCAGAACGAGGACCTGGACCGGCTCGCCACGGACCTGGCCATCTCCAAGCGCAACGAAGAGGAGCGCGCCCGCGAGGCCGAGGGGGCCGCCCGGCTCAAGAGCGAGTTCCTGGCCAACTTCAGCCACGAAATCCGCACGCCGCTCAACGGCATCATCGGCTACTGCGACCTGCTGATGCGCGAGGAGGGCAGCCGCCTCACCGCCCACGGCCGACGCGACCTGAACGTCGTCAAGACGAACGCCAAGACGCTGCTGGCGCTCATCAACGACATCCTCGACCTGTCGAAGATCGAAGCGGGCCGCGTGGAAGTCGTCGTGGAGCGCGTGGACGGGCAGGAGCTGGCCGAGGAGTGCCTCGCCACGGTGCGCGAGTACGTCAAGGGCCGCGACGTGGAGCTCACGCTGCACGTGGACGAGCGGGCGCGCTACCTGAACACGGACGCGCTGAAGCTGCGCCAGGTGATGCTCAACCTCTTGAGCAACGCCGCCAAGTTCACCGAGTCCGGCGAGGTGTCCCTCGGTCTGCGCGCCGACGGCAATGAGCTGGTGATGACGGTGGAGGACACCGGCGTGGGCATGCCGGCCGATCAGCTCCCGTTCATCTTCGAGAAGTTCCGCCAGGTGGACGGCTCCACCACGCGCAAAGTGGGTGGCACCGGCCTGGGCCTGGCCATCGTGCGCGAGCTGAGCAAGGTGCTCGGCGGCAACGTGACGGTCTCCAGCGTGCTGGGGCGCGGCTCCACCTTCACGGTGCGCCTGGCCGGCGTGCTGGAGGGCGAGTCGCAGGGAGCCCCCGCCCCCGACCTGGAGAAGATGGTGTCCGTGGAGGAGGTGGCCGCGCAGCTGGCGCCCCTGGCCGCGGGCAGCACCGTGCTGGTGGTGGACGACGATCCGCTCATGCAGCAGCTCGTCGCGGGCCAGTTGGAGCCCGCGGGCTTCAAGGTGGTGCCGGCCGAGGACGGCGTGAACGCGCTGCGGCTGGCGCGCGAGGCGAAGCCCCAGGCCATCATCCTGGACATCCACCTGCCCAGGCTCGACGGCTGGAGCGTGCTCAGCCAGCTCAAGAGCGAGCCCTCCCTGTCCGGCATCCCCGTCATCCTCGTGTCCGTGGAGGAGCAGCGCGCCCGCGGCTACTCCCTGGGCGCGTGCGAGTACCTGGTCAAGCCCGTGGAGCCCGACCACCTCGTGGAGGTGGTGACGCGCACGCTGGGCACCGCGGCCCTGGCCAGCGGCGAGGTGCTGGTGGTGGACGACGACTCCAGCACGCGCGAGCTCGTCAGCCGCAGCCTGCGGCGCGCCGGCTTCTCCACCAGCGAGGCCCACAGCGGTGAGGATGCGCTCCTCAAGGCGCGCGTCTCACCGCCGGTGCTCGTGGTGCTCGACTTGATGATGCCCAACCTCGATGGCTTCGAGGTGCTGCGGCGCCTGCGCTCGGACAAGCTGAACATGCCGGTGGTGGTGCTCACCGGCAAGACGCTCTCCGCCCAGGAGCAGGCCACCCTGCGCGACGGCTTCATCGCCTTCGTGCGCAAGGGCGGCCACGCGCTCGAGGACGTCATCGGCCAGGCCAAGACGCTGCTGCTCCAGCAGCGCGCCACCTCCCCCGGCCGCATCCCGCGCATCCTCTACGTGGAGGACAACCCCCAGAACCGCGACATCGTCCGGCGCTACCTGGGCGGCACCTACGAGCTGCTCGAGGCCGAGGACGGCGAGCACGGCCTGGAGCGCGTGCAGCGCGAGACGCCCGACCTGGTGCTGATGGACCTGTCGTTGCCCCGCGTGGACGGATGGGAGGCCACCCGGCGCCTGCGCGCGCTGACGGCGGCCATCTCCAAGGTCCCCGTCATCGCCGTGACGGCTCACGCCGGCCGCGAGTACCAGGAAAAGGCCATGGCGGCAGGCTGCGATGCCTACCTCACCAAGCCCCTGGACCGTGAGCAGCTGCTCGACACCATTCGGAAGCACCTGGGGAAGAACCATGCCTGA
- a CDS encoding hybrid sensor histidine kinase/response regulator has translation MSHRRPHPRLPSGPVTGPEVRPRGALLRKYQELTAKHEALVHRLEHRNDERISTYQLSTWALETTASALVLLRAQSVLLANRRWHALARSGPWQPLRQGETTGPLMATLREVVNHEIEALLSSKEKGIRDQLYRKQGSNETLEIRVERAGPLTRVAHTQMVLALIHDVTQETLAAAELEEAREALARQENLRALGEMASGIAHDLNNTLNAMRLRLELLQRDAEFAPHQAKNLKSLTQIVSDAGTRVRHLQEFSRQRFEPSHEQVHLHGILREAVELARDSIEQRAQSEGIQVRIVNEVPVLPAVNGEAADLRYVFLNLILNARDAMPQGGTVYLRGTASATRVVITVEDEGTGIPKDHLDSIFMPFFTTKGAKGTGLGLSMAYGVVSRSGGAITAANRPKGGAVFTLTFPVQNTALAAPEPHVRTASSLRTLRGRVLVIDDEASSRETLMIALESLGLTVEGVASGTAALKLLRKGLLWDAVLCNHGMPALKGETVAQRLNKLAPQLPLFLLTSSPIEDAAQAAMPSNVRGLLAKPLALAHLWEVLDRVLPRKK, from the coding sequence ATGAGCCACCGCCGCCCTCACCCTCGTCTGCCTTCCGGCCCCGTCACGGGGCCCGAGGTCAGGCCCAGGGGGGCGCTGCTGCGCAAGTACCAGGAGCTGACCGCCAAGCACGAAGCCCTGGTCCACCGCCTGGAGCACCGCAACGACGAGCGCATCTCCACCTACCAGCTCTCGACGTGGGCCTTGGAAACGACGGCAAGTGCGCTCGTTCTCCTGCGCGCTCAGTCCGTCCTGCTGGCCAACCGGCGCTGGCATGCGCTGGCGCGCAGCGGCCCCTGGCAGCCACTGCGCCAGGGGGAAACCACCGGCCCCCTCATGGCGACGCTCCGGGAGGTGGTCAACCATGAAATCGAGGCCTTGCTCTCCTCGAAGGAAAAGGGCATCCGCGACCAGCTCTACCGGAAGCAGGGCTCGAACGAGACGCTGGAAATTCGCGTGGAGCGGGCAGGCCCTCTCACACGTGTCGCCCACACCCAGATGGTCCTGGCCCTCATCCACGACGTCACCCAGGAGACGCTCGCCGCGGCCGAGTTGGAAGAGGCGCGCGAGGCGCTGGCCCGGCAAGAGAACCTGAGGGCCCTGGGCGAGATGGCCTCGGGCATCGCGCACGACCTCAACAACACCCTCAACGCCATGCGGCTCCGGCTGGAGCTGCTCCAGCGCGACGCGGAGTTCGCGCCGCACCAGGCGAAGAACTTGAAGTCCCTCACGCAAATCGTCTCCGACGCGGGCACCCGCGTGCGCCACTTACAGGAGTTCTCGCGGCAGCGGTTCGAGCCCAGCCACGAGCAGGTCCACCTCCACGGCATCCTCCGCGAGGCGGTGGAGCTTGCCCGCGACAGCATCGAGCAGCGCGCGCAGAGCGAGGGGATCCAGGTTCGCATCGTGAACGAAGTGCCCGTCTTGCCCGCCGTGAACGGCGAGGCGGCGGATTTGCGCTACGTCTTCCTCAACCTGATCCTCAATGCCCGGGATGCCATGCCCCAGGGGGGAACGGTGTACCTGCGCGGCACCGCCAGTGCCACGCGGGTGGTCATCACGGTGGAGGACGAGGGCACGGGCATCCCCAAGGACCACCTGGACAGCATCTTCATGCCCTTCTTCACCACCAAGGGGGCCAAAGGCACCGGCCTGGGCTTGTCCATGGCCTATGGCGTCGTCTCGCGTTCCGGGGGAGCCATCACCGCGGCCAACCGGCCCAAGGGCGGTGCGGTCTTCACCCTCACCTTCCCCGTCCAGAACACCGCGCTGGCGGCCCCGGAGCCCCACGTCCGGACGGCCTCCTCCTTGCGCACCCTGAGGGGACGCGTGCTCGTCATCGACGATGAGGCCTCCAGCCGCGAGACGCTCATGATCGCCCTTGAGTCCCTCGGGCTCACCGTGGAAGGGGTGGCCAGCGGGACCGCGGCCCTCAAGCTGCTGCGCAAGGGCCTCCTGTGGGACGCCGTGCTCTGCAACCATGGCATGCCCGCCCTGAAGGGGGAGACGGTGGCCCAGCGGCTGAACAAGCTCGCCCCCCAGCTTCCCCTCTTTCTCCTCACCAGCAGCCCCATCGAAGACGCCGCGCAGGCCGCGATGCCCAGCAACGTGCGGGGCCTGCTCGCCAAGCCGCTGGCACTGGCCCACCTCTGGGAAGTCCTGGATCGTGTTCTTCCCCGGAAGAA